One Bos taurus isolate L1 Dominette 01449 registration number 42190680 breed Hereford chromosome 16, ARS-UCD2.0, whole genome shotgun sequence DNA window includes the following coding sequences:
- the LOC510860 gene encoding uncharacterized protein LOC510860 precursor, protein MSPKLQRIFPALCLLGVLSLLHCPPVLCDCESPPVIAHGQRKVVSKFFTFDHQAVYECDEGYILVGAKELSCTSSGWSPAVPQCKALCLKPEIEYGRLSVEKVRYVEPERITIQCESGFSVVGSENITCSEDRTWYPEVPKCEWEYPEGCEQVVTGRKLLKCLSRPEEVKLALEVYKLSLEIALLELQIDKPKDAS, encoded by the exons atgtccCCCAAGTTGCAGAGAATTTTTCCAGCACTGTGTCTCCTTGGGGTCCTATCTCTATTGCATTGCCCACCTGTCCTGTGCG ATTGTGAATCCCCTCCTGTCATTGCCCATGGACAACGTAAAGTAGTCTCTAAATTCTTTACATTTGATCACCAAGCTGTATATGAATGTGATGAAGGGTACATCCTGGTTGGAGCGAAAGAACTCTCCTGCACGTCTTCAGGCTGGTCACCTGCGGTCCCTCAGTGTAAAG CATTGTGTCTGAAACCAGAGATAGAATATGGAAGGTTATCTGTGGAGAAGGTTAGATATGTTGAACCTGAAAGAATTACTATCCAGTGTGAGTCTGGCTTTAGTGTGGTTGGTTCTGAAAATATCACTTGCTCAGAGGACAGAACCTGGTACCCGGAGGTGCCCAAGTGTGAGTGG GAGTATCCTGAAGGCTGTGAGCAAGTAGTCACAGGCAGGAAACTCTTGAAGTGCCTCTCAAGGCCAGAGGAGGTGAAATTGGCCTTGGAAGTGTACAAGCTGTCCCTGGAGATTGCACTCCTGGAGCTTCAGATAGATAAGCCAAAGGATGCCTCTTAG